From the Theobroma cacao cultivar B97-61/B2 chromosome 2, Criollo_cocoa_genome_V2, whole genome shotgun sequence genome, one window contains:
- the LOC18608134 gene encoding transcription termination factor MTEF1, chloroplastic encodes MLLPSLQLLTPKTPTPLYLKFRTSHRENIRYLKAIGIIDPNAKPRNLPSPQTVDQVLATINFLKSKGIHDQDFSRLASLCPQLFSTNFDTSEIEPVFDFLITDLHASVAESRGLVVNCPDLLFSNAEYCLRPTLEYLRALGVEKLNEPSKQKAFLLNTRVEKLKVKIRFLRSIGFRYEEAASFCARMPAIFGYNIDDNLRPKYEFLVGEMERSLEELKEFPQYFGFSLHKRIAPRHWHLKQRNVRIKLNRMLLWGDERFYSKWK; translated from the coding sequence ATGCTGCTTCCATCTCTCCAACTCCTAACACCCAAAACCCCGACTCCCCTTTACCTCAAATTCCGCACTTCTCACCGTGAAAACATTCGCTACCTCAAAGCTATAGGCATTATCGACCCAAACGCCAAGCCCCGCAACCTCCCATCCCCTCAAACCGTCGACCAAGTCCTCGCCACCATCAACTTCCTCAAGTCCAAGGGCATCCATGACCAAGACTTCTCCCGCCTCGCCTCCCTTTGTCCCCAGCTCTTCTCCACCAACTTTGATACCTCTGAAATCGAACCTGTTTTTGATTTCTTGATCACTGACTTGCATGCTTCCGTCGCAGAATCTCGCGGCTTGGTCGTTAACTGTCCCGACCTCTTGTTTTCGAACGCTGAATATTGTTTGAGGCCTACCCTTGAGTATCTCAGGGCACTAGGGGTGGAGAAACTGAACGAGCCAAGCAAGCAGAAGGCGTTTCTGTTGAATACCAGGGTGGAGAAGCTAAAGGTCAAGATCAGGTTCTTGAGGAGCATAGGGTTCAGATACGAAGAGGCAGCGAGTTTCTGTGCTAGAATGCCGGCCATATTTGGGTACAATATCGATGATAACTTGAGGCCTAAGTATGAGTTTTTGGTGGGAGAAATGGAGAGGAGTTTGGAGGAATTGAAGGAGTTTCCACAGTATTTTGGGTTCAGTTTGCATAAGAGGATAGCACCTAGGCATTGGCATTTGAAGCAGAGGAATGTTAGGATCAAGTTAAATAGGATGCTGTTATGGGGTGATGAAAGGTTTTACTCAAAGTGGAAGTGA
- the LOC18608135 gene encoding phospholipase A-2-activating protein, with protein MSSMEIDFKEYQLRCHLRGHEDDVRGICVCGSEGIATSSRDRTVRFWSLDSSDKRKYVSSKILLGHSSFAGPLAWISPDEEFPEGGIVSGGMDTMVFVWDLRTGEKVQSLKGHQLQVTGVLLDNGDIVSSSVDCTLRRWRNGQPVESWEAHKSAIQAVIKLPSGELVSGSTDTTLKLWRGKTCVHTFVGHTDTVRGLAVMPGLGVLSASHDGSIRLWAQSGEVLMEMVGHTSIVYSVDSHISGLIVSGSEDRFAKIWKDGVCVQSLEHPGCVWDAKFLENGEIVTACSDGVLRIWTVDRGNIADPVELEAYASELSQYKLSRKTVGGLKLEDLPGLEALQIPGTSDGQTKIVREGDNGVAYTWNMREQIWDKIGEVVDGPDDSMKRSVLDGVQYDYVFDVDIGDGEPIRKLPYNRSDNPYDTADKWLLKENLPLSYRQQIVEFILQNTGQKDFTIDPTFCDPYTGSSAYVPGQPSYASGISAKPTFKHIPKRGMLVFDAAQFDGILKKISEFNNTLVADLEKKDLSLTELEIARLSAIIKILKDTSHYHSSSFADVDIVLLLKLLKAWPLAMIFPVIDIVRMIVLHPGGASILLRHVEVNDVLMEMIKKVTTDPALPANLLTSIRAITNLFKDSCYYGWLQKNRSEILDAFSFCLASPNKNLQLAYSTLILNYAVLLTEKKDEEGQSHVLSAALEIAEQENLEVDSRFRALVAIGSLMLEGLVKKIAMDLEVENIAKAAKASKEAKIAEIGADIELLTKQR; from the exons CGAAGACGAC GTTCGTGGAATATGCGTTTGCGGCAGTGAAGGTATAGCAACTTCTTCAAGAGACAGAACCGTGAGGTTCTGGTCTCTTGATTCCTCAGATAAGCGCAAGTATGTCTCGTCTAAGATTCTGTTAGGGCATTCAAGTTTCGCGGGACCGCTGGCGTGGATTTCGCCTGATGAGGAGTTTCCGGAAGGTGGAATTGTGTCCGGTGGTATGGATACCATGGTTTTTGTTTGGGACTTGAGGACTGGAGAGAAAGTGCAGTCATTGAAGGGCCACCAATTGCAAGTTACCGGTGTCCTATTGGATAACGGGGACATTGTTTCCTCTTCCGTTGATTG TACGTTGAGACGATGGAGGAATGGCCAACCTGTTGAATCCTGGGAGGCACACAAGTCAGCAATCCAAGCTGTAATAAAGCTTCCTTCAGGAGAGCTAGTTTCAG GTTCAACTGACACAACCTTGAAACTTTGGAGAGGAAAGACATGTGTACACACTTTTGTTGGGCATACTG ATACTGTCCGGGGCTTAGCAGTTATGCCTGGGTTGGGAGTTCTTTCTGCTTCACATGATGG TTCCATTAGGTTATGGGCACAAAGTGGTGAAGTATTAATGGAGATGGTCGGTCATACTTCCATTGTCTATTCAGTTGATTCTCATATTTCTGGACTTATTGTCAGTGGTAGTGAAGATCGTTTTGCAAAGATATGGAAAG ATGGAGTCTGTGTGCAAAGCTTAGAGCACCCTGGTTGTGTTTGGGATgctaaatttttggaaaatggagAAATTGTGACTGCATGTTCAGATGGAGTTTTACGCATTTGGACAGTAGATCGGGGTAACATTGCAGATCCAGTGGAACTTGAGGCATATGCTTCAGAACTTTCACAATACAAATTGAGTAG GAAGACTGTTGGTGGTTTGAAATTGGAAGATTTGCCTGGGCTTGAGGCTTTACAGATTCCAG GAACCAGTGATGGCCAGACAAAAATTGTTAGAGAAGGGGACAATGGTGTAGCTTATACATGGAACATGAGAGAACAGATATGGGATAAA ATTGGTGAAGTTGTTGATGGTCCAGATGACAGCATGAAGCGTTCTGTTCTTGATGGAGTCCAATATGATTATG TATTTGATGTTGATATTGGCGATGGGGAGCCTATTCGTAAGTTGCCCTATAATCGATCGG ATAACCCTTATGACACTGCGGATAAGTGGCTTCTCAAGGAGAACCTTCCTCTTTCCTACCGTCAACAAATTGTGGAGTTTATACTGCAAAATACTGGTCAAAAGGATTTCACTATTGATCCAACATTCTGTGATCCGTATACTGGCT CAAGTGCTTATGTACCTGGACAGCCATCATATGCTTCTG GTATATCGGCTAAACCTACCTTCAAGCATATACCAAAG AGAGGAATGCTGGTTTTTGATGCGGCTCAATTTGATGGGATCCTCAAAAAGATTTCAGAGTTCAATAACACTCTAGTAGCTGACTTG gaaaaaaaggacTTGTCTCTAACAGAGCTGGAGATAGCTAGACTAAGTGCTATTATTAAAATTCTGAAGGACACATCACATTACCATTCTAGCAGTTTTGCTGATGTTGACATTGTCTTGTTGCTGAAGTTGCTCAAAGCATGGCCACTTGCAATGATATTTCCTG TTATTGACATTGTGAGGATGATTGTCCTGCACCCTGGTGGGGCAAGTATACTTCTCAGGCATGTTGAAGTCAATG ATGTGCTAATGGAAATGATTAAGAAAGTCACTACAGATCCTGCACTTCCTGCAAACCTTTTAACCAGCATCCGTGCTATAACTAATCTTTTCAAGGATTCATGCTACTATGGCTGGCTACAAAAGAATCGCAGTGAG ATTCTTGATGCATTTTCGTTTTGTCTTGCATCTCCAAACAAGAATTTGCAGTTGGCTTATTCTACCCTGATACTGAA TTATGCAGTGCTGCTAACTGAAAAGAAGGATGAAGAAGGCCAATCTCATGTTCTTTCAGCAGCTTTAGAG ATTGCTGAACAGGAAAATCTAGAAGTTGATTCAAGATTCCGAGCTTTAGTTGCCATTGGATCACtg ATGCTTGAGGGTCTTGTGAAAAAAATAGCAATGGACTTAGAAGTTGAGAACATTGCCAAAGCTGCCAAGGCATCTAAGGAAGCCAAGATTGCAGAAATTGGAGCTGACATTGAGCTATTAACAAAACAGCGTTGA